The proteins below come from a single Sorghum bicolor cultivar BTx623 chromosome 4, Sorghum_bicolor_NCBIv3, whole genome shotgun sequence genomic window:
- the LOC110434397 gene encoding HMG1/2-like protein: MKGKADTSKKDEGRLRAGGGAGKRKKAAASGKPKRPPSAFFVFMSEFRQEYQAQHPGNKSVAAVSKAAGEKWRAMSEQEKQPYVDQAGQKKQDYEKTKANFEKKESTSSKKAKTDDDDGSKSEVDDEDDEDDE, from the exons ATGAAGGGCAAGGCCGACACCTCCAAGAAGGATGAGGGCAG GCTccgggccggcggcggcgccggaaaGCGCAAGAAGGCCGCTGCGAGCGGCAAGCCCAAGCGCCCGccctccgccttcttcgtctTCAT GTCTGAATTCAGGCAGGAGTACCAGGCACAGCACCCTGGCAACAAGAGCGTTGCGGCC GTGAGCAAGGCAGCAGGGGAAAAGTGGCGTGCTATGTCAGAGCAa GAGAAGCAACCATATGTGGACCAAGCTGGGCAGAAGAAGCAGGACTATGAGAAGACTAAGGCGAACTTTGAGAAGAAG GAGAGCACAAGCTCAAAGAAGGCTAAGACTGATGATGACGATGGCTCAAAGTCTGAGGTTGACGATGAGGATGACGAG GACGATGAGTAA